The Aquidulcibacter paucihalophilus genome has a window encoding:
- a CDS encoding glycosyltransferase family A protein, with the protein MTDSPTWKAAKPAVSVLIPFLRDDPAELLGLLDEEAASVAGAVEIVLLDDGTRDAALTTRLTAQVRAMALPVRLITLPANEGRSIGRNRLASAARGGSLLFLDSDMRPDHRRFLRDWADLAAREDPAVAFGGFSLLQAPTDARFAVHRAMAAKSECVPYTERARQPEKYVYTSNLLVRRDVFESEAFDPGFTGWGWEDVEWAMRVSRRFRVVHLDNAATHMGLDTVAALAGKYEQSAPNFARMAERHPAIVAAYPSYKAARLLKRLPGLPKLRRMMRRGADAAWLPVGARAFSLRLYRAALYADAV; encoded by the coding sequence ATGACCGACAGCCCCACCTGGAAGGCGGCGAAGCCCGCCGTCTCGGTGCTGATCCCCTTCCTGCGTGACGATCCGGCGGAACTGCTGGGCCTGCTCGACGAGGAGGCCGCCTCGGTCGCCGGTGCGGTCGAGATCGTCCTGCTGGACGACGGCACCCGCGATGCCGCCCTGACCACCCGGCTGACGGCACAGGTCAGGGCCATGGCCCTGCCCGTCCGCCTCATCACCCTGCCCGCCAATGAGGGTCGTTCGATCGGGCGCAACCGACTGGCCTCGGCCGCGCGCGGCGGCAGCCTGCTGTTCCTCGACAGCGACATGCGACCCGACCACCGTCGCTTCCTGCGCGACTGGGCCGACCTGGCCGCGCGCGAGGACCCGGCCGTGGCCTTCGGCGGCTTCTCCCTGTTGCAGGCCCCCACCGACGCCCGCTTCGCCGTCCACCGCGCCATGGCCGCGAAGTCGGAGTGCGTGCCGTATACCGAGCGGGCCAGACAGCCCGAGAAATACGTCTACACTTCCAACCTGCTGGTCCGCCGCGACGTGTTCGAGTCCGAGGCCTTCGACCCTGGCTTCACCGGCTGGGGCTGGGAGGATGTCGAATGGGCCATGCGGGTCTCGCGCAGGTTCCGCGTCGTCCACCTCGACAACGCCGCGACCCATATGGGGCTCGACACCGTGGCGGCCCTCGCCGGCAAATACGAGCAGTCGGCCCCGAATTTCGCCCGCATGGCCGAGCGCCATCCGGCGATCGTCGCCGCCTACCCCAGCTACAAGGCGGCCCGGCTGCTGAAGCGCCTCCCCGGCCTGCCGAAGCTGCGCAGGATGATGCGGCGTGGCGCCGATGCGGCCTGGCTGCCCGTCGGTGCCCGCGCCTTCTCCCTGCGCCTGTACCGCGCCGCCCTCTATGCGGACGCCGTCTGA
- the gspD gene encoding type II secretion system secretin GspD has translation MKRSNLIGAVMAAVLAVQGPLAAGPVWAQSQTLNVQGADIRAFIQDVARSTGRTFIVDPGVSGTVTVSSDRPLSRTQLFEVFLSTLRANGLVVTPTASGAYRISPAQGAAQGPATVGSERFSTEVFQLRNIDAAAAAETIRPLVGAQGQVLANPGANSVVVADFADNLVRIRALIGRIDVDRTGFEVVTLQNSSAREIAAVLQTVLAPPGGQPGSGMVSVTPVESSNSIVLRGDPAALARILPLIGDLDRRAESADDVKVVFLQHADAEALLPVLQQVVGQPVTAPVPNAAPGSGRSSAVDAPAAAVTPAGVPAAVIARFPGANALVISASADTQRMLAEVIRQLDQRRQQVLIEAIVVELSDNAVRELGVQWLLAGEDGNPVGLTNYSDRAAPLVPLAGGAGAGQLEADDPLRDQLQTLALNTLLGANGFIGGGGGRIGDGLFGFIINAAKTDAGSNLLQTPSLMTLDNEEATILVGQEVPITTGETLLDGNANPFRTTQRQDIGVKLVVRPQINAGGSITLFLRQEVSSINGVLTDSANDLVLNKRELETTLVVDDGDIAVAGGLLDQNDRLSVDGVPGLASLPYVGGLFRSTSRQRGRTNLMVFIRPTIIRSPADAQALAADRWGYMRQQQLSNAPGVEPSLDEMLRDYMRTQPPAAPDDTITAPVGEVTAAPLAPVSSGQ, from the coding sequence ATGAAGCGATCGAACCTGATCGGCGCCGTGATGGCCGCCGTCCTCGCCGTGCAGGGGCCGCTGGCCGCCGGGCCGGTGTGGGCCCAGTCGCAGACGCTGAACGTGCAGGGCGCGGACATCCGCGCCTTCATCCAGGACGTGGCGCGCTCGACGGGGCGGACCTTCATCGTCGATCCGGGCGTGAGCGGCACGGTGACGGTGTCCAGCGACCGGCCGCTGAGCCGGACCCAGCTGTTCGAGGTCTTCCTGTCGACGCTGCGGGCCAACGGCCTGGTGGTGACCCCGACGGCCTCGGGGGCCTACCGGATCAGTCCGGCGCAGGGGGCGGCGCAAGGCCCCGCGACGGTGGGCTCGGAGCGGTTCTCGACCGAGGTGTTCCAGCTGAGGAATATCGATGCGGCGGCGGCGGCGGAGACGATCCGGCCGCTGGTGGGGGCGCAGGGCCAGGTGCTGGCCAACCCCGGTGCCAACAGCGTGGTGGTGGCCGACTTCGCCGACAACCTGGTCCGCATCCGCGCCCTGATCGGGCGGATCGACGTGGACCGGACCGGGTTCGAGGTGGTGACGCTGCAGAACTCCTCGGCGCGCGAGATCGCCGCCGTCCTGCAGACGGTGCTGGCCCCGCCCGGCGGCCAGCCCGGCTCCGGCATGGTCAGCGTGACCCCGGTGGAGAGCTCCAACTCGATCGTGCTGCGCGGTGATCCGGCGGCGCTGGCGCGCATCCTGCCGCTGATCGGCGACCTGGACCGCCGGGCCGAGAGCGCCGACGACGTCAAGGTGGTGTTCCTGCAGCATGCCGACGCCGAGGCCCTGCTGCCGGTGCTGCAACAGGTGGTGGGCCAGCCGGTGACGGCACCTGTTCCCAACGCCGCGCCGGGGTCCGGTCGCAGCAGCGCGGTGGACGCCCCCGCCGCAGCGGTTACGCCCGCCGGCGTCCCGGCGGCGGTGATCGCGCGCTTCCCCGGTGCCAATGCGCTGGTCATCTCGGCCTCGGCGGATACGCAGCGGATGCTGGCCGAGGTGATCCGTCAGCTGGACCAGCGCCGTCAGCAGGTGCTGATCGAGGCGATCGTGGTGGAGCTGTCGGACAATGCGGTGCGCGAGCTGGGGGTGCAGTGGCTGCTGGCGGGCGAGGACGGCAATCCCGTCGGCCTGACCAACTACTCCGACCGGGCCGCGCCGCTGGTGCCGCTCGCGGGCGGGGCCGGGGCGGGCCAGCTGGAGGCCGACGACCCCTTGCGCGACCAGCTGCAGACGCTGGCGCTGAACACCCTGCTGGGGGCCAATGGCTTCATCGGCGGGGGCGGCGGGCGGATCGGCGACGGCCTGTTCGGCTTCATCATCAATGCGGCCAAGACGGATGCGGGCTCCAACCTGCTGCAGACGCCGTCGCTGATGACGCTGGACAATGAGGAGGCGACCATACTGGTGGGTCAGGAGGTGCCGATCACGACCGGCGAGACCCTGCTGGACGGCAATGCCAATCCCTTCCGCACGACCCAGCGCCAGGACATCGGGGTCAAGCTGGTGGTGCGGCCGCAGATCAATGCAGGTGGCTCGATCACCCTGTTCCTGCGTCAGGAGGTGTCCAGCATCAACGGCGTGCTGACCGACAGCGCCAATGATCTGGTGCTGAACAAGCGCGAGCTGGAGACGACGCTGGTGGTCGACGACGGCGACATCGCGGTCGCCGGCGGCCTGCTGGACCAGAACGACCGGCTGTCGGTGGACGGGGTGCCGGGGCTGGCCAGCCTGCCTTACGTCGGCGGCCTGTTCCGCTCGACCAGCCGCCAGCGCGGGCGGACCAATCTGATGGTGTTCATCCGCCCGACCATCATCCGCAGCCCGGCCGATGCCCAGGCGCTGGCGGCGGACCGCTGGGGCTATATGCGCCAGCAGCAGCTCAGCAATGCGCCGGGGGTGGAGCCGTCGCTGGACGAGATGCTGCGCGACTATATGCGCACGCAGCCTCCAGCAGCGCCCGACGATACGATCACCGCCCCCGTGGGCGAGGTGACCGCCGCGCCGCTGGCTCCGGTCTCTTCAGGCCAGTGA
- a CDS encoding polysaccharide biosynthesis C-terminal domain-containing protein — translation MFWRGVWGYLPANIVQGVVGFLAIILFTRLLSPEDFGRYALAFSVMTLAHVAVFSWLEAAMARFWAAQTPGAAQGHFASLYRTAFVLSAAFLVVTGLVVWLLPTDPLFKLALAVGLAGAPARSMVKLAQERFRAEGEVSKSARLDMAVTAGGLAIGVGFALAGAGAAAPLLGLGLAPLAALPFVLPGELKQARGGAFEAGRVRDYAMYGYPIAASLALTVVLSSTDRFVLDAYLGEAAVGAYHASYSIANRTLDVLFLWLGTAGQPALVMALERGGMDRLKVAAREQLSTFLLVGLPAAAGVALVARPLSEVLIGEELRTAAASVTPWIALSALLFGLTAYYFGQAFTLGKKTRRLLLAMAVPAGLNVILNLILVPRFGLMGAAWATAASFGLGMVATLLIGRRVVALPIPWESLARCGVATGIMALVVSRLPAIGGLGELILDAGVGAIVYAAAALTLNAAGVRTVALGLMAGRGLRRAAA, via the coding sequence ATGTTCTGGCGCGGCGTCTGGGGCTATCTGCCCGCGAATATCGTGCAGGGTGTGGTCGGCTTCCTGGCCATCATCCTTTTCACCCGCCTGCTCAGTCCCGAGGATTTCGGCCGCTACGCCCTGGCCTTCTCGGTCATGACCCTGGCCCATGTGGCGGTTTTCAGCTGGCTGGAGGCGGCCATGGCCCGCTTCTGGGCGGCCCAGACGCCCGGCGCCGCCCAGGGCCATTTCGCCAGCCTGTATCGCACCGCCTTCGTGCTCAGCGCCGCCTTCCTTGTGGTGACCGGCCTTGTGGTCTGGCTGCTGCCCACCGATCCCCTGTTCAAACTGGCGCTCGCGGTCGGCCTCGCCGGCGCTCCGGCACGATCGATGGTCAAACTGGCGCAAGAACGGTTCCGCGCCGAAGGCGAGGTGTCGAAGTCGGCCCGGCTCGACATGGCCGTGACTGCGGGCGGTCTGGCCATCGGTGTCGGCTTCGCCCTTGCGGGCGCGGGGGCGGCGGCACCCCTGCTGGGCCTCGGGCTCGCGCCCTTGGCCGCCCTGCCCTTCGTCCTGCCCGGCGAGCTGAAACAGGCGCGCGGCGGCGCCTTCGAAGCCGGACGGGTGCGGGACTATGCGATGTACGGCTATCCGATCGCCGCCTCCCTGGCCCTGACCGTGGTGCTGTCCTCGACCGATCGCTTCGTGCTCGATGCGTATCTCGGCGAGGCGGCGGTGGGCGCCTATCACGCCAGCTATTCCATCGCCAATCGCACGCTGGACGTCCTGTTCCTGTGGCTCGGCACGGCCGGCCAGCCGGCGCTGGTCATGGCGCTGGAGCGGGGCGGGATGGACCGGCTGAAGGTCGCCGCCCGCGAACAGCTGTCGACCTTCCTGCTGGTCGGCCTGCCCGCAGCGGCCGGCGTGGCGCTGGTGGCGCGGCCGCTGTCCGAGGTGCTGATCGGCGAGGAGCTTCGCACGGCCGCGGCCAGCGTGACGCCGTGGATCGCCCTGTCGGCCCTGCTGTTCGGCCTCACCGCCTACTATTTCGGACAGGCCTTCACCCTCGGCAAGAAGACCCGGCGGCTGCTGCTCGCCATGGCCGTCCCCGCCGGCCTGAACGTGATCCTGAACCTGATCCTGGTGCCGCGCTTCGGCCTGATGGGTGCCGCCTGGGCGACGGCGGCCAGCTTCGGTCTCGGCATGGTCGCGACCCTGCTGATCGGACGGCGCGTCGTGGCCCTGCCGATCCCGTGGGAAAGCCTCGCCCGGTGCGGCGTCGCCACGGGCATCATGGCTCTGGTGGTCTCGCGGCTGCCGGCGATCGGCGGCCTCGGTGAACTGATCCTCGACGCCGGCGTCGGGGCGATCGTCTATGCGGCGGCGGCCCTGACCCTGAATGCCGCCGGCGTGCGGACCGTGGCGCTCGGGCTCATGGCCGGGCGCGGACTTCGGAGAGCGGCGGCATGA
- a CDS encoding A24 family peptidase, protein MTPAILALLLGGTGLITGGGLVRLGERLLPDDADRRPGPRRYALMALGAAGLGVWAALAQPTPLAAVLTALLGWQLLLISVIDAEHFRLPDQLTLPLLATGGLAAFLLDHTAPLDALVGAAAGFASLWLLAFAYRRLRGREGLGDGDPFLLAAGGAWVGWIGLPGVLLWASAAGLSLVAARVLVGKKVSAADRLPFGPCLAVGIWLTWLLGPPGL, encoded by the coding sequence GTGACGCCAGCGATCCTCGCCCTGCTGTTGGGCGGAACCGGCCTGATCACGGGCGGCGGCCTTGTCCGGCTGGGCGAGCGCCTGCTGCCGGACGACGCCGACCGGCGCCCGGGTCCGCGCCGGTATGCGCTCATGGCGCTCGGGGCAGCCGGGCTCGGCGTCTGGGCCGCCCTCGCCCAGCCCACGCCACTCGCCGCCGTCCTGACGGCGCTGCTCGGCTGGCAGCTCCTGCTGATTTCGGTCATCGACGCCGAACATTTCCGCCTGCCGGATCAACTGACACTGCCCCTCCTCGCAACGGGAGGGCTCGCGGCCTTCCTGCTGGATCACACCGCCCCCCTCGACGCCCTGGTCGGTGCCGCCGCGGGCTTCGCCAGCCTGTGGCTGCTGGCCTTCGCCTATCGCCGGCTGCGCGGCCGCGAGGGTCTCGGCGACGGCGACCCCTTCCTGCTCGCCGCCGGCGGGGCCTGGGTGGGCTGGATCGGCCTGCCCGGCGTGCTGCTCTGGGCGTCGGCCGCCGGCCTCAGCCTGGTCGCGGCCCGGGTACTGGTGGGGAAAAAGGTGTCGGCCGCGGATCGCCTGCCGTTCGGGCCCTGTCTGGCCGTCGGCATCTGGCTGACCTGGCTGCTCGGGCCACCGGGACTCTAG
- a CDS encoding glycosyltransferase family 2 protein → MADVAIIVPTLRRPESLTRALRSLFVQTHVADRVTAIVVVDNDPLGSAAATVDGLRSSAPWPLNYVHAPRPGVATARNAGLAATDAPLIAFLDDDEAASPGWLAALLKARQETGADAVFGPITGRAPDAAPWLKPWLERFFGREGPARTGLIDHPYGCGNSLMLRATALPGPAPFDAGTDQAGGEDDALFAALAARGGRFGWAADAWVEEFAPAHRATLNYALARAFAYGQGPSQTAAAARNWPGVARWMAIGAAQTAVWGAASAALTLIASPKRAEMYDRTARGVGKLFWMKGFEPHFYGAREVARLDAAKV, encoded by the coding sequence ATGGCGGACGTCGCGATCATCGTGCCGACCCTCAGACGGCCCGAAAGCCTCACGCGCGCCCTGCGCTCGCTCTTCGTCCAGACCCATGTCGCAGACCGGGTGACCGCCATCGTCGTGGTCGACAACGACCCGCTCGGATCGGCGGCGGCGACCGTTGACGGCCTCCGGTCCAGCGCCCCCTGGCCCCTCAACTATGTGCACGCGCCCCGCCCCGGCGTGGCCACGGCGCGCAACGCCGGACTGGCCGCGACGGACGCACCCCTGATCGCCTTCCTTGACGACGACGAAGCCGCCTCGCCCGGCTGGCTCGCCGCCCTGCTCAAGGCCCGGCAGGAGACCGGCGCCGACGCCGTCTTCGGTCCGATCACGGGCCGGGCCCCCGACGCCGCGCCCTGGCTCAAGCCCTGGCTGGAACGGTTCTTCGGCCGCGAGGGCCCCGCGCGCACCGGGCTGATCGACCACCCGTACGGGTGCGGCAACTCGCTGATGCTGCGCGCCACCGCCCTGCCCGGCCCGGCGCCGTTCGACGCGGGCACGGACCAGGCCGGCGGCGAGGACGACGCCCTGTTCGCGGCCCTGGCCGCCCGTGGCGGCCGCTTCGGCTGGGCCGCGGACGCCTGGGTCGAGGAGTTTGCCCCGGCCCACCGCGCCACCCTGAACTACGCCCTCGCCCGCGCCTTCGCCTACGGCCAGGGCCCCAGCCAGACGGCGGCGGCGGCGCGAAACTGGCCCGGCGTGGCGCGCTGGATGGCGATCGGCGCGGCCCAGACCGCCGTCTGGGGCGCGGCCTCCGCCGCCCTGACCCTCATCGCCAGCCCGAAGCGGGCGGAGATGTACGACCGCACCGCGCGCGGTGTCGGAAAGTTGTTCTGGATGAAGGGGTTCGAGCCGCACTTCTATGGCGCGCGGGAAGTCGCCCGACTGGACGCGGCGAAGGTCTAG
- a CDS encoding chain-length determining protein, translated as MRTSAYTTVRPRYGFSDVVGLLFRETLLMVVIFLVVFAIGTAAVLTLKKSYTATASVYAGAGQEYVYQSRVGQIDPSQPLEADAVAGAEATILGSLEVKRRAVRAVGADTVLGPDATGTPAEKEAAALKALDANLGVGVTPGSAIIAVSYEADDPVRAAQVLNAVVDQYLVRRRQVFQGSTTPAYAAQREAFETDLNTADEAYNAFLASNDIGDFATFKASLAASYQTTQAEALSLRAQLNQATQRLSTLEAQLAQQPAEVVLQQDLNISAQDQILTLRTQREALLSRYTPEAQPVRDIDQQIADLQAYVATGTTVGPREVRTGPSTIFTEIETARITAAADRDGLAARLAVAEGQLSQLRSRLAEMTRLESTNANLAGNREVLTTLVRDFQQRESAARADSALVAAGADNVNVIERAEAPTRGTSLKAPLLAVVFLFAGFTALCVGLLRVFTRRGYVTPASTGRTLDMPVLAVAPMKAR; from the coding sequence ATGCGCACGTCGGCCTACACGACAGTCCGCCCGCGCTACGGCTTCTCGGATGTCGTCGGCCTGCTGTTCCGCGAAACCCTGCTGATGGTCGTGATCTTCCTGGTGGTGTTCGCCATAGGCACGGCGGCGGTCCTGACCCTGAAGAAGAGCTACACCGCCACCGCCAGCGTCTATGCCGGTGCCGGGCAGGAGTATGTCTACCAGTCCCGGGTCGGCCAGATCGATCCGAGCCAGCCGCTGGAAGCGGACGCCGTGGCCGGGGCGGAGGCGACCATCCTGGGCAGCCTCGAAGTCAAGCGCCGGGCTGTCCGCGCCGTCGGTGCCGATACGGTGCTGGGACCGGACGCGACCGGTACGCCGGCGGAGAAGGAAGCTGCGGCGCTCAAGGCGCTGGACGCAAACCTCGGCGTCGGGGTCACGCCGGGCAGTGCGATCATCGCCGTGTCCTATGAGGCCGATGATCCTGTCCGGGCCGCACAGGTTCTGAACGCCGTCGTCGATCAGTATCTGGTCCGGCGGCGGCAGGTCTTCCAGGGCTCGACCACCCCGGCCTATGCCGCGCAGCGTGAGGCGTTCGAGACCGACCTCAACACGGCCGACGAGGCCTACAACGCCTTCCTGGCGTCCAATGACATCGGCGACTTCGCCACCTTCAAGGCCAGCCTCGCCGCCAGCTATCAGACCACCCAGGCCGAGGCCCTGTCGCTGCGCGCCCAGCTGAACCAGGCGACCCAGAGGCTGTCGACCCTCGAGGCCCAGCTGGCGCAACAGCCCGCCGAGGTGGTGCTGCAGCAGGACCTGAACATCTCGGCCCAGGACCAGATCCTGACGCTGCGCACCCAGCGCGAGGCCCTGCTGTCGCGCTATACGCCCGAGGCCCAGCCCGTGCGGGACATCGACCAGCAGATCGCCGACCTGCAGGCCTATGTGGCCACCGGCACCACGGTCGGGCCCAGGGAGGTCCGGACCGGGCCGAGCACCATCTTCACCGAGATCGAGACCGCCCGGATCACCGCCGCCGCCGACCGCGACGGTCTGGCCGCCCGGCTGGCCGTGGCCGAGGGCCAGCTGAGCCAGCTGCGCTCGCGTCTGGCCGAGATGACCCGGCTGGAATCGACCAACGCCAATCTGGCCGGCAATCGCGAGGTCCTGACGACCCTGGTCCGCGACTTCCAGCAGCGCGAGAGCGCCGCCCGTGCCGACAGTGCCCTGGTCGCCGCCGGGGCGGACAACGTCAATGTGATCGAGCGCGCCGAGGCCCCGACCCGGGGCACCAGCCTGAAGGCACCCCTGCTGGCGGTGGTCTTCCTGTTCGCGGGCTTTACGGCCCTGTGCGTCGGCCTGCTGCGGGTGTTCACGCGCCGGGGCTATGTGACCCCGGCCTCGACCGGACGGACCCTCGACATGCCCGTTCTGGCCGTCGCCCCGATGAAGGCCCGATGA
- a CDS encoding exopolysaccharide biosynthesis polyprenyl glycosylphosphotransferase encodes MTEAVRRHSFDATRLETSGMDATGLQALAAAAVSAPPEAVADAAARRGPFRPEVWLNARQRHASRLAAHYFRAFDTLAVVAVSLLCAWATAPGTLVHAEVSRVLPFALGAATVLGLMRSLGRYRFARGQKTARHLASVAALVGAGALVAISSGWLLGGTAAQVAAYLVWAGLMLITLNALHIGWSDLVGRWRASGALTPNIVLVGATRHAESLIREALKRRDLNVLGIFDDRMARSPRAIEGVPVLGTAADLLTHKMTPYVDRIVLAIDPRAEARVRELNATLRNLPHEVTLLVEPDGVAETQSALDRLAAAPLADVQGPADDDRRAFNKRLQDMILGLIAFALLAPVMALIALAIRLDSPGPIFFRQRRHGFNHEEIVVWKFRSMRQEAADATASRQVTHDDDRVTRIGRFIRKTSLDELPQLLNVIAGEMSLVGPRPHAIGMKTGHVESARLVADYAHRHRIKPGMTGWAAVNGSRGPLHTAQDVRRRVQLDVDYIERQSLWMDLWIMAITVPVLLGDRAAIR; translated from the coding sequence ATGACCGAAGCCGTCCGCCGCCATTCGTTCGATGCCACCCGGTTGGAAACCAGCGGGATGGATGCGACAGGGCTTCAGGCCCTCGCCGCTGCGGCCGTGTCCGCGCCGCCGGAAGCCGTCGCCGACGCCGCAGCGCGCCGCGGTCCCTTCCGCCCCGAGGTCTGGCTGAACGCGCGGCAGCGGCATGCCTCCCGGCTCGCAGCCCACTATTTCCGCGCCTTCGACACCCTGGCCGTGGTCGCCGTCAGCCTTCTGTGCGCCTGGGCCACCGCCCCGGGCACGCTGGTCCATGCCGAGGTCTCGCGGGTCCTGCCGTTCGCCCTGGGCGCGGCCACGGTCCTGGGACTGATGCGATCACTGGGCCGCTACCGGTTCGCGCGCGGTCAGAAGACGGCCCGGCATCTGGCCTCGGTCGCCGCCCTGGTCGGGGCGGGCGCGCTCGTGGCCATCAGCTCCGGCTGGCTCCTCGGCGGGACGGCGGCGCAGGTCGCGGCCTATCTCGTCTGGGCCGGTCTGATGTTGATCACCCTGAACGCCCTGCATATCGGCTGGAGCGACCTCGTCGGCCGCTGGCGGGCCTCGGGGGCCCTGACGCCCAATATCGTGCTGGTCGGGGCGACCCGCCATGCCGAGTCCCTCATCCGTGAGGCCCTCAAGCGGCGCGATCTCAATGTCCTGGGCATTTTCGACGACCGGATGGCGCGCAGCCCGCGCGCCATCGAGGGCGTGCCGGTGCTGGGCACGGCGGCCGATCTGCTGACCCACAAGATGACGCCCTACGTCGATCGCATCGTCCTCGCCATCGACCCGCGGGCCGAGGCGCGGGTGCGCGAACTCAACGCCACCCTGCGCAACCTGCCCCACGAGGTCACCCTGCTGGTCGAACCCGATGGCGTGGCTGAAACACAGTCGGCGCTGGACCGGTTGGCGGCGGCACCGCTGGCCGACGTCCAGGGACCGGCCGACGACGATCGCCGGGCCTTCAACAAGCGGCTTCAGGACATGATTCTCGGCCTGATCGCCTTCGCCCTGCTGGCACCCGTGATGGCGCTGATCGCGCTCGCCATACGGCTCGACAGCCCGGGCCCGATCTTCTTCCGCCAGCGGCGCCACGGCTTCAACCATGAGGAAATCGTGGTGTGGAAATTCCGCTCGATGAGGCAGGAGGCCGCCGACGCGACCGCCAGCCGGCAGGTCACCCATGACGACGACCGGGTCACCCGTATCGGTCGCTTCATCCGCAAGACCAGCCTCGACGAACTGCCGCAGCTGCTCAATGTGATCGCCGGCGAGATGTCACTGGTCGGCCCCCGCCCGCACGCCATCGGCATGAAGACCGGCCACGTCGAGAGCGCCCGTCTGGTCGCCGACTACGCCCATCGCCACCGTATCAAGCCCGGCATGACCGGCTGGGCCGCCGTCAACGGTTCGCGCGGCCCGCTGCACACCGCCCAGGACGTGCGCCGTCGGGTGCAGCTCGACGTCGACTATATCGAGCGCCAGTCCCTGTGGATGGATCTGTGGATCATGGCCATCACCGTGCCGGTGCTGCTGGGCGACCGCGCGGCGATCCGTTGA
- a CDS encoding hfsB — protein MVDLTSEMAALWAALGPARGHRGRVVQIAAASSGEGVSTVAREYARLAAVRARRPVWLIDADLAQQGQMEAVAAEPDRFGTLGKAAIATPDGSIFFAVTPRIMDRAGKPVHPARLMSARPCLGGRLWVTRFAAEHLRSGQRAEAVSDARYWDALRKHADTVVIDAPAADRSDMAITLAPYVDATVLVVAAESGAANEPLMLRDEIEAVGGKIAGVVVNRSTYNPPAFLKRLTG, from the coding sequence ATGGTCGATCTGACATCCGAAATGGCGGCTCTCTGGGCTGCGCTGGGACCGGCGCGGGGCCATCGCGGCCGCGTGGTCCAGATCGCCGCCGCCTCCTCGGGCGAGGGCGTGTCGACGGTCGCCCGAGAATACGCCCGTCTTGCCGCCGTGCGCGCCCGCCGGCCCGTCTGGCTGATCGACGCTGACCTGGCCCAGCAGGGCCAGATGGAGGCCGTCGCCGCCGAACCCGACCGTTTCGGCACGCTGGGCAAGGCGGCCATCGCCACCCCCGACGGCTCCATCTTCTTCGCCGTCACCCCCCGGATCATGGATCGGGCAGGCAAGCCCGTGCATCCGGCCCGGCTGATGAGCGCCCGGCCCTGCCTCGGCGGGCGGCTGTGGGTGACCCGGTTCGCGGCTGAGCACCTGCGCTCGGGGCAACGCGCCGAGGCAGTCAGCGACGCCCGCTATTGGGACGCCCTGCGCAAACATGCCGACACGGTGGTGATCGACGCCCCCGCGGCCGACCGCAGCGACATGGCCATCACCCTTGCTCCCTATGTCGACGCCACGGTTCTGGTGGTGGCGGCGGAGAGCGGGGCGGCCAATGAGCCGTTGATGCTGCGCGACGAGATCGAGGCGGTGGGCGGCAAGATCGCCGGGGTGGTCGTCAACCGTTCGACCTACAATCCGCCGGCCTTCCTGAAGCGGCTGACCGGCTAG
- a CDS encoding type II secretion system protein N has translation MIGAVRSFSEVARQALAARPDRVRAGVELALALVLAVQLGRLILIAVEPAGPAATNTPPAALKPVDYAVFQRFDAFFRTGGQSSLAEASAAGSGQMRLYGLRSDGAGGGSAIIGLADGRQVSVGVGEEVEPGLVLRGVGADHVTLARGGSVSRLVFTDLPMGVAPVPPPPPGPQTVTPAPAVSVAPAGASIDPARLLGQAGLRPRMRGARLDGFTVSGAGDAAVLRAAGLQAGDVILAVNGQPLDSLERIAALRSQLANSAGAELRIERDGQVQTSTLGSGQ, from the coding sequence GTGATCGGCGCAGTGCGGAGTTTCAGCGAGGTGGCGCGTCAGGCGCTGGCGGCGCGGCCGGACCGTGTCCGCGCGGGTGTCGAGCTTGCGCTGGCGCTGGTTCTGGCGGTGCAGCTCGGCCGGCTGATCCTGATCGCCGTGGAGCCCGCGGGTCCGGCTGCGACCAACACACCCCCGGCGGCGCTGAAGCCGGTCGACTATGCGGTCTTCCAGCGTTTCGACGCGTTTTTCCGCACGGGTGGTCAGAGCAGTCTTGCGGAGGCGAGTGCGGCGGGGAGCGGGCAGATGCGGTTGTATGGTCTGCGCTCGGACGGCGCGGGCGGGGGTTCGGCGATCATCGGGCTGGCGGATGGGCGTCAGGTTTCGGTGGGCGTGGGGGAAGAGGTTGAGCCGGGGCTGGTGCTGCGCGGGGTAGGCGCGGATCATGTGACGCTGGCGCGCGGCGGGTCGGTGAGCCGGCTGGTGTTTACGGATCTGCCGATGGGGGTGGCACCGGTGCCGCCGCCGCCGCCGGGCCCGCAGACAGTGACGCCTGCGCCGGCGGTGTCGGTCGCGCCTGCGGGGGCTTCGATTGATCCGGCGCGGTTGCTGGGCCAGGCGGGGCTGCGGCCGCGGATGCGCGGGGCGCGGCTGGACGGGTTTACGGTGTCGGGCGCGGGCGATGCGGCGGTGCTGCGGGCGGCGGGGCTGCAGGCCGGGGATGTGATCCTGGCGGTGAACGGCCAGCCGCTGGACAGCCTCGAGCGGATCGCGGCCCTGCGCAGCCAGCTGGCCAACAGCGCGGGCGCCGAACTGCGCATCGAGCGCGACGGACAGGTACAGACCTCCACCCTGGGAAGCGGCCAATGA